In Cryptomeria japonica unplaced genomic scaffold, Sugi_1.0 HiC_scaffold_1586, whole genome shotgun sequence, a single genomic region encodes these proteins:
- the LOC131047025 gene encoding uncharacterized protein LOC131047025: protein MTALQISEEYRAFARLFRLRSFFGPDSDDRVHSPAAEIALHFAGGFSQKFRMPNPSWNPPSLNVDLEKILKIGERLLCQQISSATFTNGPLLPFRLLSALRNLRKDSTIIIKAADKNLGLVVLDKSWYLNEGLRQLSDPMVYSVVPAVPWDEIVCNLSSIIRRFRSVLKNVEPFLLSIPVSKALACAFYLLPKIHKPVLTGRPICSYAGYILEPASRVLHHLLLPILLQQPNHLTDSLSLLRELKHRRLPHDCWLFTFDVESLYPSIPTSAGLFALKTLVSKFFAPRGINQQLVDMICSLAKVVLQFHFLEFDGVFYKQIRGTAMGSNFAVAYACLFLCHLEEVLFSSMDSSPLIFFKRYIDDALGIWTGSLHSLQQFLTAYQNAYPEININPCISSSSAVLLDINFYKGPNFSSSGILSSQCHQKKLNAYQYILYKSWHPPHQKKAFVISELRRYLLRESEPSGFVRLKRLLFQRLRARGYPRRFLLHCFNKVSPKDKSALLQRVFAPKIRKRAPLVFKLDFSPSTRAMNLGASLNPELFRLCQKVPALRHIPHPRICWRNPRRLGTFLTRSRFFSQRPMPH from the coding sequence ATGACTGCTCTCCAGATTTCTGAAGAGTATCGTGCCTTTGCACGACTCTTCAGACTTCGTTCTTTCTTCGGGCCAGATTCTGATGATCGCGTTCACTCTCCTGCCGCCGAGATTGCTCTGCACTTTGCTGGTGGCTTCTCTCAGAAGTTCCGCATGCCCAATCCGAGCTGGAATCCGCCATCTCTCAACGTGGACCTCGAGAAAATCCTCAAAATTGGAGAGCGACTCCTCTGTCAGCAAATCTCCTCTGCGACGTTCACCAATGGCCCTCTGCTGCCATTTCGGCTTCTGTCAGCCCTCAGAAATCTACGCAAAGACTCCACCATTATTATTAAGGCGGCAGATAAAAACCTCGGACTTGTTGTCCTTGACAAATCGTGGTATCTTAATGAAGGACTACGACAGCTCTCTGACCCGATGGTGTACTCTGTGGTCCCTGCTGTGCCGTGGGATGAGATTGTTTGTAATCTCTCTTCAATCATTCGTAGATTCCGCTCTGTTTTGAAAAACGTGGAACCTTTTCTCCTGAGCATTCCGGTCTCCAAAGCACTTGCTTGTGCTTTTTACTTGCTGCCCAAGATACATAAACCTGTCCTTACAGGTCGACCGATTTGCTCTTATGCTGGTTATATTTTAGAACCCGCTTCTCGAGTTCTACACCATCTTCTTCTTCCAATCTTATTGCAGCAACCGAATCATTTGACTGATTCGCTCAGCCTCCTCCGTGAACTCAAGCATCGCCGTCTTCCACACGATTGCTGGTTGTTTACTTTTGACGTGGAATCGCTCTACCCGAGCATCCCCACATCCGCAGGCCTTTTTGCTTTGAAGACTTTGGTGTCAAAATTCTTTGCTCCTCGTGGCATTAATCAGCAGCTTGTCGACATGATCTGCAGTCTTGCTAAGGTGGTTCTTCAATTCCACTTCTTGGAATTCGATGGCGTTTTCTACAAACAAATCCGTGGGACTGCAATGGGAAGTAACTTTGCAGTTGCCTACGCCTGCCTATTCTTATGCCATCTAGAGGAGGTTCTTTTCTCCTCCATGGATTCTTCACCTCTTATCTTTTTTAAGAGGTATATTGACGATGCTCTCGGCATTTGGACTGGTTCTCTGCACTCTCTCCAACAGTTTCTTACTGCCTATCAGAATGCATATCCagaaatcaacatcaatccatgtATTTCGTCCTCTTCTGCAGTGCTTCTCGACATCAACTTTTACAAAGGGCCGAATTTCTCTTCATCGGGTATTCTCTCTTCTCAATGCCATCAAAAGAAACTAAATGCCTATCAatacattttgtataaatcttggCATCCTCCGCATCAAAAGAAAGCTTTTGTTATCAGCGAGCTTCGTCGATATCTCCTTCGAGAATCTGAACCTTCTGGTTTCGTCCGATTGAAGAGACTTCTTTTTCAGAGACTTCGTGCCCGTGGCTATCCTAGAAGGTTTCTTTTACACTGCTTCAACAAGGTCTCTCCGAAGGACAAGTCAGCGCTTCTTCAGCGAGTTTTTGCTCCTAAAATAAGAAAGAGGGCCCCCCTTGTTTTCAAACTTGATTTTAGTCCTTCGACTAGAGCGATGAACTTGGGGGCTTCCCTAAACCCTGAACTTTTTCGGCTCTGCCAAAAAGTCCCCGCGCTTCGCCATATACCTCATCCTCGTATCTGCTGGCGTAATCCTCGACGACTTGGTACCTTCCTAACAAGAAGCAGATTCTTCTCTCAGAGACCTATGCCTCATTAA